The Deinococcus humi genome includes a window with the following:
- a CDS encoding DinB family protein codes for MTDLTLLHESFRRNGRVNEFLLAALSDADFGLSDGRGGWTVGRHLRHMAGFRVGWLWNLSRVHAEPLLDPTQKDEDGDPLWRWHDCPPGELAAAFKAGDEAALKAVQSALDEGRAFDDPWQEGAYGSNPAHFLQHTIVHDSHHRGQIMTLLRAGGRTPEEMDALDNHWAIWRE; via the coding sequence ATGACCGATCTGACCCTGCTTCACGAATCCTTCCGCCGCAATGGGCGAGTGAACGAGTTTCTGCTGGCGGCGCTGAGTGACGCCGACTTCGGCCTGTCCGACGGGCGTGGTGGCTGGACCGTGGGTAGACATCTGCGGCACATGGCAGGCTTCCGCGTCGGCTGGCTGTGGAATCTGTCCCGCGTTCACGCCGAGCCGCTGCTCGACCCGACCCAGAAGGACGAGGACGGTGATCCACTGTGGCGCTGGCATGATTGCCCGCCGGGCGAGCTGGCCGCCGCCTTCAAAGCCGGAGACGAGGCGGCCCTGAAAGCCGTGCAATCCGCACTGGACGAGGGCCGCGCCTTCGATGATCCCTGGCAGGAGGGCGCGTACGGGTCCAATCCGGCCCATTTCCTGCAGCACACCATCGTCCACGACAGCCACCACCGGGGCCAGATCATGACGCTTCTGCGGGCCGGCGGTCGCACCCCCGAGGAAATGGACGCGCTGGACAATCATTGGGCCATCTGGCGCGAATGA
- a CDS encoding DUF1905 domain-containing protein yields MPLTLEFSGPVWFWKGPAPHYFVTVPAEQAQEIKAAARFVTYGWGMVPVRARVGETGWKTSLFPKDGLYILPIKLIIRKAENIAEGDEVTVQLDVG; encoded by the coding sequence ATGCCCCTCACTCTTGAGTTCAGCGGTCCAGTGTGGTTCTGGAAAGGCCCGGCGCCACACTATTTTGTGACTGTCCCCGCCGAGCAGGCCCAGGAAATCAAGGCCGCCGCCCGCTTCGTGACCTACGGCTGGGGCATGGTCCCGGTCAGGGCCAGGGTGGGGGAAACAGGGTGGAAGACCTCCCTGTTTCCCAAGGATGGACTGTACATCCTGCCGATCAAGTTGATCATCCGCAAGGCCGAGAACATCGCGGAAGGTGACGAGGTGACTGTACAGCTGGACGTGGGCTGA
- a CDS encoding DUF3224 domain-containing protein, whose translation MSNTATGTFTVRPRADAPVQAVPEIGHMLLDKQWSGDLCGQSVVEMLTCMTPVEGSAVYVAIEAVQATLEGRQGRFAFFHAGVSERGRQSLTYRVVPDSGAGELAGLSGELTLDIVDGAHRYTLDYTLPEA comes from the coding sequence ATGAGCAACACCGCCACAGGGACCTTCACCGTCCGGCCGCGCGCCGACGCCCCCGTACAGGCCGTTCCGGAGATCGGGCACATGCTGCTGGACAAACAATGGAGCGGCGACCTCTGCGGCCAGAGCGTGGTGGAGATGCTGACCTGCATGACGCCTGTGGAGGGTTCGGCGGTGTATGTCGCTATTGAAGCGGTGCAGGCCACGCTGGAGGGCAGGCAGGGCCGTTTCGCCTTTTTCCACGCGGGCGTCAGCGAACGTGGCCGCCAGAGCCTGACTTACCGCGTGGTGCCCGACTCAGGCGCCGGAGAACTGGCCGGCCTGAGCGGCGAGCTGACGCTGGACATCGTGGACGGCGCCCACCGCTACACCCTCGACTACACCCTGCCCGAAGCCTGA
- a CDS encoding DinB family protein produces MTDSHLLRPSDLLEHWLGHRRLTRRVIEAFPDEQLFTFAPAPPMRPFGEMVWEVHGQTAYNLNGLLGGGWGEPVWERVPSADKTDLLAEWEAQTAQLERELPAFPAARYGEIKRLAWGDMLVFTAVIGAVDNEIHHRGQGIVYLRLLGITPPEFWER; encoded by the coding sequence ATGACCGATTCGCATCTTCTGCGCCCAAGCGACCTGCTGGAACACTGGCTCGGTCACCGCCGCCTGACGCGGCGGGTGATAGAGGCGTTTCCCGACGAGCAGCTGTTTACCTTCGCACCCGCGCCGCCCATGCGCCCTTTCGGCGAGATGGTCTGGGAGGTTCACGGGCAGACGGCGTACAACCTGAATGGACTGCTGGGGGGTGGCTGGGGTGAACCCGTCTGGGAGCGGGTGCCGTCCGCCGACAAGACTGACCTGCTGGCCGAGTGGGAGGCCCAGACCGCGCAGCTTGAACGCGAATTGCCCGCCTTTCCTGCCGCCCGGTACGGCGAGATCAAAAGGCTGGCCTGGGGCGACATGCTGGTGTTCACGGCGGTGATCGGCGCAGTGGACAACGAGATTCACCACCGGGGGCAGGGCATTGTGTACCTGCGTTTGCTGGGGATCACGCCGCCAGAGTTCTGGGAGCGGTAA
- a CDS encoding DinB family protein: MRETANLLPTVLNAWNRNNLILLNLLRLMPEGGLGVRPLDDGPTIAQQLTHLHAVRLSLVEENAPEFVPRLVPDLRPEEEWADERHSARIAQMLRTSAVAVHDAVQGQMATGEAMQSHYGHPLLMLQHLIWHEGYHHGQIKLALKLAGHPIADRDAGPLTWGVWMNKEPQ, from the coding sequence ATGAGGGAAACGGCCAACCTGCTGCCCACGGTACTGAACGCCTGGAACCGCAACAACCTGATTTTGTTGAACCTGCTGCGGCTCATGCCGGAGGGTGGGCTGGGCGTCCGGCCCCTGGATGACGGACCCACCATCGCGCAACAGCTGACCCACCTGCACGCTGTTCGGCTGTCTCTTGTCGAGGAGAACGCCCCGGAATTTGTTCCCAGGCTTGTGCCCGACTTGCGCCCCGAGGAGGAATGGGCCGACGAACGCCACTCCGCCCGGATCGCACAAATGCTGAGGACCAGCGCAGTGGCCGTCCACGACGCTGTACAGGGGCAGATGGCGACAGGCGAGGCCATGCAGTCCCACTACGGTCACCCACTCCTGATGCTTCAGCACCTGATCTGGCACGAGGGCTACCACCACGGCCAGATCAAACTGGCCCTGAAACTGGCCGGACATCCCATCGCCGACAGAGACGCCGGGCCTCTTACCTGGGGCGTCTGGATGAACAAGGAGCCACAATGA